From one Butyricimonas faecihominis genomic stretch:
- a CDS encoding AAA family ATPase gives MNTVDIKALNERIQQESSFVDMISMEMNKVIVGQKHLVEGLMIGMLSNGHILLEGVPGLAKTLAINTLAHIINAKFSRIQFTPDLLPADVVGTMIYSQKREEFVVKKGPIFANFILADEINRAPAKVQSALLEAMQERQVTIGDMTYKLEEPFLVMATQNPIEQEGTYPLPEAQVDRFMLKVVIDYPKKDEEKLIVRQNLEKIYPQSNTILQPEDILRAREVVKEVYLDEKIEKYIVDIVFATRYPQEHGLEKFVSMIAYGASPRASISLAKAAQAYAFIKRRGYVIPEDVRAVCHDVLRHRIGLSYEAEANNLTSEDIISEILNTVEVP, from the coding sequence ATGAATACGGTTGATATCAAAGCATTGAATGAGCGCATACAGCAAGAGAGTTCTTTTGTGGATATGATTAGTATGGAGATGAACAAAGTGATCGTCGGACAGAAACATCTGGTAGAAGGACTGATGATCGGTATGCTTTCTAATGGACATATTTTGTTGGAGGGAGTTCCCGGTTTGGCGAAGACCTTGGCGATAAATACGCTGGCACACATTATTAATGCTAAATTCAGTCGAATCCAGTTTACCCCGGATTTGTTACCGGCTGACGTTGTCGGTACGATGATTTATTCTCAGAAAAGAGAAGAGTTCGTGGTGAAGAAAGGACCGATTTTCGCTAACTTTATTCTGGCGGATGAGATTAACCGGGCCCCGGCGAAAGTGCAATCGGCTTTGTTGGAGGCGATGCAGGAGCGTCAGGTGACTATCGGGGATATGACTTACAAGTTGGAAGAACCATTCTTGGTAATGGCAACCCAGAATCCGATCGAGCAGGAAGGTACTTATCCTCTTCCCGAAGCTCAGGTTGACCGTTTCATGTTGAAAGTGGTTATTGATTACCCGAAAAAAGACGAAGAAAAATTGATCGTTCGTCAGAATTTGGAGAAAATTTATCCCCAGTCTAACACGATCCTACAACCGGAAGATATTCTGCGGGCTCGTGAGGTAGTGAAGGAGGTTTACTTGGACGAGAAGATCGAGAAATATATTGTTGACATCGTGTTTGCAACACGTTACCCGCAAGAGCATGGCTTGGAAAAATTCGTTTCCATGATTGCTTACGGGGCATCTCCTCGTGCTAGTATCAGTTTGGCCAAAGCAGCACAAGCGTACGCTTTCATTAAACGTCGCGGATATGTAATCCCGGAAGATGTTCGTGCTGTTTGTCATGACGTTCTGCGTCATCGTATCGGTTTGAGCTACGAGGCTGAAGCGAATAACTTGACCAGCGAGGATATTATCAGTGAAATTTTGAACACGGTAGAGGTACCTTAG
- a CDS encoding vWA domain-containing protein, with protein sequence MFGYEFANPEYFWLLLVLIPMIIWYIFKEKRSHADLKFSSIRVFKQMKRGSRIWLRHLLFAARVLAILFLVLALARPQSSTSWQTYNSEGIDIMLALDISGSMLARDFTPDRLEAAKEVATKFILERPQDRIGLVVFSGESFTQSPLTTDQAVLVNVMKDIHSGMIEDGTAIGLGLANAVNRLKDSKAKSKVIILLTDGVNNRGAIAPITAAELAKTFGIRVYTIGVGTLGEAPYPVQTPFGMQLQRMPVEIDEDILTQIADMTGGKYFRATDNKKLEQIYQEIDQLEKSKVEVKHFSRKNEQYFYFALIGALLLIVEALGRYTLLRKIP encoded by the coding sequence ATGTTTGGATATGAATTTGCAAATCCCGAGTACTTTTGGTTGTTGTTGGTGCTGATACCAATGATTATCTGGTACATATTCAAGGAGAAACGCTCGCATGCTGATTTGAAGTTTTCTTCAATCCGGGTGTTCAAGCAAATGAAACGGGGTAGCCGGATCTGGTTACGTCATTTGCTGTTTGCAGCTCGGGTTTTGGCCATTCTATTTTTGGTTCTGGCATTGGCTAGACCGCAATCCAGCACGAGTTGGCAGACCTATAACAGCGAGGGTATTGATATTATGCTGGCATTGGATATTTCCGGTAGTATGTTGGCACGAGATTTTACTCCTGATCGACTGGAGGCAGCCAAGGAGGTTGCAACGAAGTTTATATTGGAACGTCCTCAGGATCGTATCGGACTGGTTGTTTTTAGCGGGGAAAGTTTCACGCAAAGTCCTTTGACAACGGATCAAGCCGTGTTAGTCAACGTGATGAAGGATATTCATAGCGGGATGATTGAAGATGGAACAGCTATTGGCCTCGGGTTGGCAAATGCGGTAAATCGTTTGAAGGACAGCAAGGCGAAATCCAAGGTGATCATCCTTTTGACGGATGGAGTCAACAACCGGGGAGCGATTGCACCGATAACGGCAGCAGAATTGGCAAAAACTTTTGGAATCCGGGTATACACGATCGGTGTCGGGACTTTGGGCGAGGCTCCTTATCCCGTGCAGACGCCCTTTGGGATGCAATTACAGCGAATGCCGGTTGAGATAGATGAAGATATATTGACCCAGATTGCTGACATGACAGGCGGTAAATATTTCCGGGCAACAGATAACAAAAAACTGGAGCAAATTTATCAGGAGATTGATCAATTGGAGAAGAGTAAGGTAGAAGTCAAACATTTCAGTCGTAAGAACGAGCAGTATTTCTATTTTGCTTTGATCGGAGCTTTGTTATTAATTGTGGAGGCGTTAGGGCGATACACGTTGTTGAGGAAAATTCCATAA
- a CDS encoding VWA domain-containing protein, with protein sequence MFRFAHPELLYLLIIIPLLIVFYVVARIRKKKAIAEFGSPELLSTLMPLQSYKRETLKFILVLIALFFVILGVAGPQFGSKLQQVKKEGVELIIALDVSNSMMAQDIKPSRLDAAKQAISRMVEKLSDDKVGLIVFAGDAYVQLPITTDYSSAKLFLSGINTDIVPIQGTAIGTAIDLAAKSFTPDTEASKAIIVITDGENHQDDAIAAAKAAREKGIYVHTIGMGLAQGGPIPEKGNPGQYMRDGSGNPIISKLDEETLKEIAKAGEGIFVRASNSNVGLNTLLDEIDRMDKTLLEERVFSDYAEKYQYFLIMALIFVLLDFIVLGRKNKNFLKINIFGSETKSVETNR encoded by the coding sequence ATGTTTAGATTTGCACATCCTGAATTATTATACTTGCTGATTATCATACCATTGTTGATTGTTTTTTACGTGGTAGCAAGGATTCGGAAGAAAAAAGCGATTGCTGAATTCGGGAGTCCCGAATTATTGTCAACACTGATGCCTTTGCAATCTTATAAGCGGGAGACATTAAAATTTATACTTGTTCTGATAGCGTTGTTTTTCGTCATTCTTGGGGTTGCAGGTCCTCAGTTCGGGTCAAAATTGCAACAGGTAAAAAAAGAGGGTGTGGAGTTGATTATCGCATTGGATGTGTCAAATTCCATGATGGCGCAGGATATAAAGCCCAGTCGGTTGGATGCGGCGAAGCAAGCCATTTCCCGGATGGTGGAAAAATTAAGTGATGATAAAGTGGGATTGATCGTGTTTGCAGGAGATGCTTACGTGCAATTGCCGATCACGACGGATTATTCTTCGGCTAAATTATTCCTATCGGGAATCAATACCGATATTGTCCCGATACAGGGTACGGCGATAGGAACGGCAATAGATTTGGCCGCGAAGTCGTTTACCCCGGACACGGAGGCATCAAAAGCGATTATCGTGATCACGGATGGTGAAAACCATCAGGACGATGCGATTGCCGCGGCTAAAGCTGCCCGGGAAAAAGGTATCTACGTACACACGATCGGGATGGGATTGGCACAAGGAGGACCGATCCCGGAGAAGGGAAATCCCGGACAATACATGAGAGACGGGAGTGGTAACCCGATTATATCCAAGTTGGACGAGGAGACATTGAAAGAGATTGCCAAGGCCGGAGAGGGAATATTCGTGCGGGCAAGTAATTCGAACGTGGGATTAAACACCTTGTTGGACGAGATTGATCGTATGGACAAGACATTGTTGGAAGAACGGGTATTCAGTGATTATGCTGAAAAATACCAGTATTTCCTGATCATGGCATTGATATTCGTGTTGCTGGATTTCATTGTATTGGGACGTAAAAACAAGAATTTCTTGAAGATCAATATATTTGGAAGTGAGACGAAAAGTGTTGAAACGAATCGGTAA
- the pfkA gene encoding 6-phosphofructokinase, translated as MGKIKKIGVLTSGGDAPGMNAAIRAVVRAAIFNGCEAYGIYDGYEGLIEGNIVRMHSHDVSNIIQRGGTILKTARSEEFRTPEGRTKAYEKMQELGIDALVVIGGDGTFSGARLFCQEHNVHIVGIPGTIDNDLYGTDYTIGYDTAVNTVVDAVDKIRDTASAHNRLFFIEVMGRDAGFIALRSAVATGAEAVLVPEIETDLNDLDRYLEHDYKPHKSSGIVIVAEGDKSGGAYTIADQIAKKHPEYDVRVTVLGHIQRGGSPSAFDRVTASTLGVAAVDALLDDQTSIMVGIMNKDIVHVPFNKAIKNSKPLNHNLLDITEVLSI; from the coding sequence ATGGGAAAGATTAAAAAAATAGGAGTTTTAACTTCAGGAGGCGATGCTCCGGGAATGAATGCCGCGATTCGGGCGGTTGTGAGGGCCGCTATTTTTAATGGCTGCGAGGCTTATGGTATTTACGATGGATATGAGGGATTGATTGAGGGAAATATTGTGCGTATGCATTCCCATGACGTGAGTAATATTATTCAACGCGGAGGAACTATTCTGAAAACAGCCCGTAGCGAGGAATTCCGTACGCCGGAGGGACGTACGAAAGCTTACGAGAAGATGCAGGAATTGGGAATTGATGCATTGGTCGTGATTGGTGGGGATGGAACTTTTTCCGGAGCCCGGTTGTTCTGTCAAGAGCATAACGTGCATATTGTCGGGATTCCCGGTACGATAGATAATGATCTTTACGGGACGGATTACACGATTGGATATGACACGGCGGTAAACACTGTGGTGGATGCCGTGGATAAGATCCGGGATACGGCAAGCGCTCATAATCGTTTGTTCTTTATCGAGGTTATGGGACGGGATGCCGGATTTATTGCGTTACGGTCGGCCGTGGCCACGGGGGCCGAGGCTGTTCTGGTTCCGGAAATTGAGACGGATTTGAATGACTTGGATCGTTACCTGGAACATGATTATAAACCTCATAAGTCAAGTGGTATCGTGATCGTGGCAGAAGGTGATAAATCAGGTGGAGCGTATACGATTGCCGATCAGATCGCTAAGAAACATCCCGAATATGATGTGCGAGTAACTGTTCTAGGTCATATCCAAAGAGGAGGATCTCCTTCCGCTTTTGACCGCGTGACGGCTAGTACGTTGGGAGTGGCGGCAGTGGATGCTTTGTTGGATGACCAGACCAGTATCATGGTTGGGATTATGAATAAGGATATTGTTCATGTTCCTTTTAACAAGGCTATTAAGAATTCAAAACCGTTAAATCATAATTTGTTAGATATTACGGAAGTCTTGTCTATTTAA
- a CDS encoding tetratricopeptide repeat protein has product MVKILITMIAAVVISLPSAAQQERKFIRGGNDLFNKQDFEKAEVEYRKALDTEVKSYEGAFNLGDALYKQKKFDEALQQFQSLAQNEKDKEKLGELYHNIGNTLLAMNKLDESIEAYKQSLRNRPNSQETKYNLEFARKQKQDQQNQDQNQDQNKDQNKDQNKDQQDQNKDQQNQDQNKDENKDQNKDQQDQNKDQQDKDKQDQDQKDQQNKDQQNKDQQNKDQQQQDQQAQPKISKEDAKRLLEALEADEKKTQEKVQKDKVQAQKTKKMKIEKNW; this is encoded by the coding sequence ATGGTGAAGATATTGATAACGATGATAGCAGCTGTAGTTATAAGTTTACCATCGGCTGCGCAACAGGAACGAAAGTTTATCCGGGGTGGGAATGATCTGTTTAATAAACAGGATTTTGAGAAGGCTGAAGTGGAGTATCGTAAGGCTTTGGATACGGAAGTGAAATCATACGAGGGTGCGTTTAATCTGGGAGATGCGCTTTATAAACAGAAAAAGTTTGACGAGGCATTACAACAATTCCAATCGTTGGCACAGAATGAGAAAGACAAGGAAAAGTTAGGAGAGTTGTATCACAACATCGGAAATACTCTTTTGGCCATGAACAAGTTGGATGAGAGTATCGAGGCTTACAAACAGTCGTTGAGAAACCGTCCGAATTCCCAAGAGACAAAGTATAATCTAGAATTTGCCCGCAAGCAGAAACAGGATCAACAAAATCAAGATCAAAATCAAGATCAAAATAAGGACCAGAATAAGGACCAGAATAAGGACCAGCAGGATCAAAATAAAGATCAACAGAATCAAGATCAGAATAAGGACGAGAATAAAGATCAAAACAAGGACCAGCAAGATCAGAATAAGGATCAACAAGATAAAGATAAACAGGATCAAGATCAGAAAGATCAACAAAATAAAGACCAGCAAAACAAGGATCAGCAGAATAAGGATCAACAACAGCAGGACCAACAGGCCCAGCCTAAAATCTCTAAAGAGGATGCCAAACGCTTGTTAGAGGCTTTGGAGGCAGATGAAAAGAAAACACAGGAAAAGGTACAGAAAGATAAAGTTCAAGCTCAAAAGACAAAGAAGATGAAGATTGAGAAAAACTGGTAA
- the priA gene encoding primosomal protein N', with protein sequence MLYADVIIPLGVESFFTYSVPEEYEHSVTVGALVVVSFVKNKRYTGVVYALHTNPPVGFETKPIERVIEEGFALSGSHLKFLLWLSEYYMTPPGEVMRAALPVSMRLESYTSLSLVNGWEERLVDESELSREEKEIMGVFRERGEICMAEVEKLLKRKDVYVAVRALLEKEIIGIKESVDDLFKPKIERLVRWKRKFTSEELDEILDSLKRARAQYKMLCDWVYYSDEHRIEGVPRTEFIQKIGSSASALKGLCERGVLEIVVQEVSRLEVSKEEVENVHALSGAQEKVFGDIQGYYKEKDCVLLQGVTSSGKTEIYIHLIQETLRQGKQVLYLLPEIALTVQIVKRLRRVFGDQVGVYHSGMADSTRAEMWRKQNGTNPYPVVLGVRSSVFLPYKQLGLVIVDEEHESSYKQKEPAPRYNGRDAAIMLGKMSGAKILLGSATPSFESYQNALSGKYGFVQLTTRYGEVMMPELLFVDMKEYRRKKMMKGSFTPVLYEGMKRVLESGMQVILFQNRRGYSTYLQCDRCGSILKCKHCDVSMTYYRYRNTLNCHYCGSLRAVPAVCQECGQGHYVNRTPGTERIEEDVKQYFPEARIARMDLDVISNKAKFRALIDDFESGNLDVLIGTQMVSKGLDFERVKLVGVMDADSLMGFPDFRAEERAYDMLMQVSGRSGRKGERGKVVIQVTDMQSRVYQLVRKENYREFYTQLSQEREMFNYPPFSRLIQVELRHVDEVVLRNAANELARLLRERLERRVCGPAEPDVSRVRKMYRIQILIKAEQGLSLSKLKAFLKQKSDELVKTPIGRGVRIYFDVDPL encoded by the coding sequence TTGTTGTACGCGGATGTCATTATCCCTCTGGGAGTGGAAAGTTTTTTTACTTATTCGGTACCGGAAGAATATGAACATTCGGTAACGGTAGGTGCGCTCGTGGTCGTTTCATTTGTTAAGAATAAACGTTACACGGGTGTTGTCTATGCGTTGCATACGAATCCGCCTGTCGGATTTGAAACAAAACCGATAGAACGAGTTATCGAGGAAGGATTTGCTCTTTCTGGTTCTCATTTGAAATTTCTATTGTGGCTCAGCGAGTATTACATGACACCACCGGGAGAGGTTATGCGTGCAGCATTACCTGTTTCGATGCGCTTGGAGAGTTACACGAGTTTGAGCTTGGTGAACGGCTGGGAAGAACGGTTGGTAGATGAAAGTGAATTAAGCCGGGAAGAGAAGGAGATCATGGGAGTATTTCGAGAAAGAGGTGAGATATGTATGGCCGAAGTCGAAAAACTCTTGAAGAGAAAGGATGTCTATGTTGCAGTTCGAGCCTTATTGGAAAAAGAAATTATCGGAATCAAGGAGTCGGTAGATGATCTGTTCAAGCCTAAAATTGAACGTTTGGTGAGATGGAAACGAAAGTTCACAAGTGAGGAACTGGACGAGATTCTTGATAGCTTAAAACGGGCGAGGGCTCAATACAAAATGCTGTGTGATTGGGTGTATTATAGCGACGAGCATCGAATCGAGGGGGTGCCTAGAACGGAGTTTATTCAGAAAATCGGTAGTTCAGCCTCAGCCTTGAAAGGATTGTGTGAACGGGGCGTGTTGGAAATTGTTGTGCAGGAAGTCAGCCGTTTAGAGGTATCTAAAGAGGAAGTGGAAAATGTACACGCTTTGTCGGGGGCGCAAGAAAAGGTTTTTGGCGACATTCAAGGGTATTACAAGGAGAAGGATTGTGTCTTGTTGCAGGGCGTAACTTCTTCGGGTAAGACTGAAATATATATTCATCTGATACAAGAGACGCTAAGGCAAGGAAAACAGGTGTTGTACTTGTTGCCGGAAATTGCGTTAACGGTACAGATCGTGAAACGCCTGCGACGGGTCTTCGGGGATCAAGTCGGCGTTTATCATTCGGGCATGGCAGATAGTACCCGGGCGGAGATGTGGCGTAAACAAAATGGTACGAATCCTTATCCCGTGGTGTTGGGTGTGCGGTCATCCGTGTTCTTGCCTTATAAACAATTGGGTTTGGTTATTGTTGACGAGGAGCATGAAAGTTCTTACAAGCAAAAAGAACCGGCACCCCGCTATAACGGTCGTGATGCCGCTATAATGCTTGGAAAGATGAGTGGGGCAAAAATATTGTTAGGTTCTGCAACACCTTCTTTTGAAAGTTATCAGAATGCCCTAAGTGGGAAATATGGTTTCGTGCAACTGACAACCCGTTACGGGGAAGTAATGATGCCGGAACTGTTGTTCGTGGATATGAAGGAGTATCGTCGTAAAAAGATGATGAAAGGGAGTTTTACTCCGGTTTTGTACGAGGGAATGAAACGGGTGTTGGAGAGCGGGATGCAGGTGATTTTATTCCAGAATAGACGGGGATATTCGACTTATTTACAATGTGATCGTTGTGGTTCCATCCTGAAATGTAAACATTGCGATGTGAGTATGACTTATTATCGCTACCGGAACACGTTGAATTGTCATTATTGCGGGAGCCTGCGGGCTGTTCCGGCCGTGTGTCAGGAGTGTGGGCAGGGACATTACGTGAATCGTACTCCGGGAACGGAACGGATCGAGGAAGACGTGAAACAGTATTTTCCGGAGGCCCGGATTGCCCGAATGGACTTGGATGTGATAAGTAATAAGGCAAAGTTCAGGGCTTTAATCGATGATTTTGAAAGTGGAAATTTGGATGTGCTGATCGGCACACAGATGGTTTCGAAAGGGTTGGATTTTGAACGGGTGAAACTTGTCGGGGTGATGGATGCCGATAGTCTGATGGGATTTCCCGATTTCCGGGCAGAGGAGCGAGCTTATGATATGTTGATGCAAGTGAGTGGACGCAGTGGACGAAAAGGTGAGCGCGGAAAGGTGGTAATTCAGGTAACAGATATGCAAAGTCGAGTGTATCAGTTGGTGAGGAAGGAAAACTATAGAGAGTTTTACACTCAGTTATCCCAAGAACGGGAAATGTTTAACTATCCCCCCTTTTCCCGGTTGATTCAGGTAGAGTTGAGGCATGTGGATGAGGTGGTTTTGAGAAATGCCGCGAACGAGTTAGCTAGGTTGCTGCGGGAACGGTTGGAACGTAGGGTATGCGGCCCGGCAGAACCGGATGTGTCCCGGGTTAGAAAAATGTATCGGATACAAATTCTGATAAAGGCGGAACAAGGTCTTTCCCTGTCAAAATTGAAAGCTTTCTTAAAGCAGAAAAGTGATGAATTGGTGAAAACTCCTATTGGTAGGGGAGTGCGTATTTATTTCGATGTAGACCCGTTATAA
- a CDS encoding DUF58 domain-containing protein, producing METSDLLKRVRQIEIKTRGLSSNIFAGEYHTAFKGRGMTFSEVRAYQYGDDIRSIDWNVTARYNHPYVKIFEEERELTVMLLIDVSASRNFGTVSKLKKNQITEIAAVLAFSAIQNNDKIGVIFFSDRIEKFIPPKKGRTHILHIIRELVDFYPEHKETNISVALQYLTNAIKKRCTCFLISDFMDDHDFEHPLIIANKKHDVVALQLYDRREKILPPVGLMYLTDAETGESVWVDTSDKKVRDEFEAYGIERDKELDRIFKHAGVDMASISADEDYVRSLITLFKRRGAGY from the coding sequence GTGGAGACTTCAGATTTATTAAAACGTGTCAGGCAGATAGAGATAAAGACTCGGGGGTTATCGAGTAATATCTTCGCCGGGGAGTATCACACGGCTTTTAAAGGTCGGGGAATGACGTTTAGCGAGGTGCGGGCCTATCAATACGGGGATGACATCCGAAGTATTGACTGGAACGTGACCGCTCGTTATAACCATCCTTACGTGAAGATATTCGAGGAGGAACGTGAGTTGACCGTGATGTTGTTGATTGATGTGAGTGCCTCGCGTAATTTCGGTACAGTGTCGAAACTGAAAAAGAATCAGATTACTGAGATTGCGGCCGTGTTGGCTTTCTCTGCCATTCAGAACAACGATAAGATTGGCGTGATCTTCTTTTCTGACCGGATCGAGAAATTTATTCCGCCGAAGAAAGGACGGACGCATATTTTGCATATCATCCGGGAACTAGTGGATTTTTATCCGGAACACAAGGAAACGAATATCTCTGTGGCGTTGCAATATCTGACAAACGCTATCAAGAAACGGTGTACTTGTTTCCTGATTTCCGATTTCATGGATGATCACGATTTCGAACACCCGTTGATTATTGCCAATAAGAAACATGACGTGGTGGCTTTGCAATTGTACGATCGTAGAGAGAAAATATTGCCTCCTGTCGGGTTGATGTACTTGACGGATGCGGAGACGGGGGAAAGTGTTTGGGTGGATACATCCGACAAGAAAGTCCGGGACGAGTTCGAAGCGTATGGCATCGAACGAGACAAGGAACTGGATCGGATATTCAAACATGCCGGTGTCGACATGGCTTCTATCAGCGCTGATGAAGATTACGTGAGGTCATTGATCACGTTATTCAAGAGAAGAGGGGCTGGATATTAA
- a CDS encoding BatD family protein gives MKSFIIILLLCVIGGSKLFAQKTEFIASAPSVVEVGEQFRLSFVLNNKGENLQVPTIKGFDLLAGPSLSTSSNITIINGDMKQNQEYTYTYILEGQEEGEFTIEPATITVDGKEYKSQPLKIKVIKGSGKPRNNAQSSGDVSENRGSTSITDDDLFLRMDVSRNTLYVGESLTATLKVYARVNLVDVQGKKIPPFDGFLTEDVKIPQIHLEREEYNGKIYDRVGVLQKTILFPQHAGTLTIEPYELYCLVRQRVGSRGGSIFDDFFGNSRDVRVLCKSKPVKITVKPLPEAGKPLGFSGMVGTLAMTTSMSTDTLKANDALTYKVVLRGNGNMKLLEAPKITFPHDFDVYDPKVTRDISGTSGTVTFEYLVIPRYAGDYKIPAVQYSYFDPQAGAYKMLKGKEYSVRVEKGNESSQGSGEAALQSFKKEDVRMLGQDIRYIKTHKNDLRPKGVLYFATMEYWLSFLIPFVLFVVGMILNRRRIKANADLVRVKSKTANKMAQKRLRAASVAMKAGNSELFYQETLNALWGYVSYKLNIAASELNRDNISDHLTRRGADATLIQSFIEVLDHCEYARYAPGANQGEEMDSVYKDSISIITKLDKAI, from the coding sequence ATGAAGTCATTCATTATCATATTGCTATTATGCGTTATTGGTGGGTCTAAGTTATTTGCCCAAAAGACAGAATTTATCGCGTCCGCACCTTCCGTTGTGGAAGTCGGGGAGCAATTCCGTCTTTCCTTCGTGTTGAACAACAAGGGGGAGAACTTACAGGTTCCCACGATAAAAGGGTTTGATTTACTGGCAGGACCGTCATTGAGTACGTCTTCTAACATCACGATTATCAATGGTGATATGAAACAAAATCAAGAGTACACGTACACTTATATTTTGGAAGGACAGGAAGAAGGAGAGTTTACGATCGAGCCGGCCACGATCACCGTGGATGGTAAAGAGTATAAGTCCCAGCCCTTGAAGATAAAAGTGATTAAAGGTTCCGGGAAACCTCGAAATAATGCCCAAAGTTCCGGGGATGTTTCTGAGAACCGGGGAAGTACTTCGATTACGGATGATGATTTGTTCCTGCGAATGGACGTGAGCCGCAACACGCTTTACGTGGGTGAGAGTTTGACTGCCACGTTGAAAGTATATGCCCGGGTAAATCTGGTTGATGTGCAGGGGAAAAAGATCCCGCCTTTTGACGGGTTCCTGACAGAAGACGTGAAGATTCCCCAGATTCATTTGGAACGTGAGGAATATAACGGGAAAATATATGATCGGGTAGGCGTGTTACAAAAAACGATTCTTTTCCCGCAACATGCCGGAACGTTGACGATCGAGCCTTACGAGTTGTATTGTCTTGTCCGCCAACGGGTGGGGAGTCGTGGTGGAAGTATCTTTGATGACTTTTTCGGGAATTCCCGTGATGTCCGGGTACTCTGCAAGAGCAAACCCGTGAAAATTACCGTGAAACCTTTACCAGAGGCCGGAAAGCCTTTAGGATTTAGCGGTATGGTGGGAACTCTTGCCATGACAACCTCTATGTCAACAGATACCTTGAAAGCGAATGACGCGTTGACGTACAAGGTGGTGTTACGCGGGAATGGAAACATGAAATTGTTAGAGGCTCCGAAAATCACTTTCCCGCATGATTTTGACGTGTACGATCCGAAAGTGACTAGAGATATAAGCGGAACGTCCGGAACTGTTACTTTTGAATATCTCGTGATTCCTCGTTACGCGGGGGATTACAAGATTCCAGCCGTGCAATACTCCTATTTTGACCCGCAAGCCGGGGCTTATAAGATGTTGAAGGGAAAGGAGTATTCTGTTCGGGTTGAAAAGGGAAATGAATCCAGTCAAGGATCCGGGGAGGCAGCCTTACAGTCGTTCAAGAAAGAAGATGTCAGGATGTTGGGACAGGATATTCGTTATATCAAAACTCACAAGAACGATCTCCGTCCGAAAGGCGTGTTGTATTTCGCCACGATGGAATACTGGTTGAGTTTCTTGATTCCTTTTGTACTTTTCGTGGTCGGAATGATTCTTAATCGTCGCCGGATTAAGGCGAATGCCGATTTGGTACGGGTGAAGAGTAAAACGGCGAACAAAATGGCTCAGAAACGTTTACGGGCAGCCTCTGTCGCAATGAAAGCCGGAAACTCTGAGCTATTCTATCAAGAGACATTGAACGCTTTGTGGGGATATGTTAGTTATAAATTAAACATAGCCGCATCAGAATTGAATCGGGATAATATCAGTGATCACCTGACTCGTCGGGGGGCAGATGCGACGTTAATTCAGAGCTTTATCGAGGTGCTCGATCATTGCGAGTACGCTCGTTATGCCCCGGGTGCTAATCAAGGCGAAGAGATGGATAGCGTGTACAAGGATAGTATATCCATTATCACGAAATTGGATAAAGCGATATGA
- a CDS encoding 4-hydroxy-3-methylbut-2-enyl diphosphate reductase: MKVEIDENSGFCFGVVNAIAKAEEELQHGRLYCIGDIVHNSLEVERLKQLGLSTIDHDEFARLKACRVLFRAHGEPPSSYELAKKNGIEVIDASCPVVLNLQKKIREAYEEVRASGGQIVIYGKRGHAEVNGLVAQTNDEALIIEQEEDLKSIDFSRPVILFSQTTKSLDGFKRVVELVKENARASVVVNDTICRKVANRIPQLKDFAARHDVILFVSGEKSSNGKQLFEVCREVNSRTYFVQGVKDLRDEMFDKAVSVGISGATSTPRWVMEEIKEGLKAKN, from the coding sequence ATGAAAGTAGAAATTGACGAAAATTCCGGTTTCTGTTTTGGGGTTGTGAATGCGATTGCCAAGGCGGAGGAAGAGTTGCAACATGGAAGATTATATTGCATAGGAGATATTGTGCATAATAGTTTGGAGGTGGAGCGATTAAAACAACTGGGATTAAGTACGATAGATCATGATGAGTTTGCCCGGTTGAAGGCGTGTCGTGTGTTGTTCCGGGCTCATGGTGAACCACCGAGTTCATACGAACTGGCAAAGAAGAACGGGATTGAGGTGATCGATGCCTCGTGTCCCGTGGTATTGAATTTGCAGAAGAAAATACGAGAGGCATACGAGGAGGTGAGAGCGAGCGGGGGGCAGATCGTGATTTATGGAAAAAGAGGGCATGCCGAGGTGAACGGGTTGGTGGCTCAAACGAATGATGAGGCGCTGATTATCGAGCAAGAGGAAGATTTGAAATCCATTGATTTTTCTCGTCCGGTAATCCTGTTTTCCCAAACAACCAAGAGTTTGGATGGTTTCAAGCGTGTCGTGGAGTTGGTGAAGGAGAATGCGAGGGCCTCCGTGGTAGTAAACGATACAATCTGCCGCAAGGTGGCGAATCGAATCCCGCAGTTGAAAGATTTTGCAGCAAGACATGATGTGATCTTGTTTGTTAGCGGGGAAAAGAGTTCCAACGGGAAGCAACTTTTCGAGGTTTGTCGGGAGGTGAATTCCCGGACTTATTTTGTGCAGGGGGTGAAAGACCTGCGTGATGAGATGTTTGATAAAGCTGTGAGCGTTGGGATCAGTGGAGCTACTTCAACACCGAGGTGGGTGATGGAAGAGATAAAGGAGGGGTTAAAAGCTAAAAACTAA